The following are encoded in a window of Castanea sativa cultivar Marrone di Chiusa Pesio chromosome 9, ASM4071231v1 genomic DNA:
- the LOC142611014 gene encoding uncharacterized protein LOC142611014 — protein MVLQRVEKTLFCYCHFGGELVVKKDRSVLYKGGLVDGLVIDQDTAYETFVGEICEQLCINPTGKLFQYSVKFDKSCLLPLKDQNGLNKLLYFNEGVGYVYVVEAAEAANPALISNRSSNKESPLTSDQDAEVEYADRDPVRSSNTESQDQHDEAEYADRDLARCSDTENHLTSDQHGDEQHTDADDNYAHRAQPVSVQCTISEKSPLLLNEWERELIGGGQQFQSPAAFRLALYKYSVAKCFKYKFKRNTSKKILVRCAVDGCPWKVTAYGVRNTNLIRVNTLIDKHEHLVQGQTNLKPSLKTRLVAEMIKENMKESPDHVSRQTCMDFLGDLSVPSTYFHSSRKEHLIHGMVNAAYKLIPSMCQHIMDVMPGSIATWSSTEDNQFRQLFVAYGCSIRGFQLGCRPLLFIDDYHLSIPFRGTLWSVTALDANDGIYPVAYWIVATDNDADWSWFFEKLKLIVGKREIAIISDRNQSLLNRLNEVFGFETHSYCYRRLKQSFSSYFQLQSNWEQTALQLLDDIAFARLGSEYEKALVTQRRYCKEMHEWVMANHPEHWANALFKRKRWDKLNADETDVFYSWMWKECQKPILEFMKAHQCKLSNLLLGRQRDVMTWKSPVGYKIEQKIRENMSKAQSLVGSQVSEFVFEFELQSYKFEVDLSRMDCTCLEWQMTGIPCLHACSALQHANRDVYEFVEKWYHRDTQQTLYTQVMPDFSTHDMPIVRDNLQLELQPTDSKGPQPGFSHKGQTESQLKQISQIKFKKSTCCSRCNKSGHNRKTCKSTLQE, from the exons ATGGTGCTGCAAAGAGTGGAAAAGACTTTATTTTGCTACTGTCATTTTGGGGGAGAGCTAGTGGTGAAGAAAGATAGATCTGTTTTATATAAAGGTGGTTTGGTAGATGGCTTAGTGATTGATCAAGACACCGCATATGAAACATTTGTTGGTGAGATATGTGAACAACTTTGTATAAATCCTACTGGAAAGTTATTTCAATACTCAGTTAAATTTGACAAATCATGTCTGTTGCCCCTCAAAGATCAGAATGGCTTGAATAAGTTGTTATATTTCAATGAGGGTGTTGGATATGTATATGTGGTTGAAGCAGCGGAAGCTGCAAACCCTGCACTTATAAGCAACAG gtcATCTAACAAAGAGAGCCCATTGACATCAGATCAGGATGCTGAAGTTGAGTATGCTGATAGAGATCCAGTCAGGTCCTCCAACACTGAGAGCCAAGATCAACATGATGAAGCTGAGTATGCTGATAGAGATTTAGCCAGGTGCTCTGACACAGAGAACCATTTAACTTCGGACCAGCATGGTGATGAGCAGCATACTGATGCTGATGATAACTATGCCCATAGAGCTCAACCAGTGTCAGTGCAGTGCACAATTAGTGAGAAATCACCACTTTTGCTTAATGAGTGGGAAAGAGAGCTAATTGGAGGAGGTCAGCAATTTCAGAGTCCTGCTGCTTTCCGTCTAGCTTTATACAAGTATTCTGTtgcaaaatgctttaaatacaAGTTTAAAAGAAATACTTCCAAAAAAATACTTGTGAGGTGTGCAGTTGATGGGTGCCCATGGAAAGTGACAGCTTATGGCGTGAGAAACACTAACTTAATTAGAGTAAATACATTAATTGATAAGCATGAACACTTGGTACAAGGTCAAACCAATTTGAAGCCTTCATTGAAAACTAGGTTGGTTGCAGAAATGATTAAAGAGAATATGAAAGAAAGTCCAGATCATGTATCTAGACAAACTTGCATGGATTTCCTAGGTGACCTTTCTGTACCATCGACTTATTTCCACTCATCTAGAAAGGAACATTTGATTCATGGAATGGTGAACGCTGCATACAAGTTAATACCATCGATGTGCCAACATATAATGGATGTAATGCCAGGGTCAATTGCTACATGGTCATCAACTGAAGATAATCAATTTAGGCAGTTGTTTGTTGCTTATGGTTGTTCAATTCGAGGATTTCAGCTTGGATGTAGGCCACTACTATTTATAGATGACTATCATTTAAGTATACCATTTAGAGGTACTTTATGGTCTGTGACTGCGTTGGATGCAAATGATGGAATATATCCAGTAGCTTATTGGATAGTAGCTACAGATAATGATGCTGATTGGTCATGGTTCTTTGAGAAACTTAAGTTGATTGTCGGTAAGCGTGAGATTGCAATAATATCGGACAGAAATCAAAGCCTGCTAAATAGGCTCAATGAGGTGTTTGGTTTTGAAACTCATTCTTACTGTTATCGCCGCCTAAAGCAAAGTTTCAGCTCTTACTTCCAATTGCAATCCAATTGGGAGCAAACTGCACTTCAACTTTTGGATGATATTGCTTTTGCAAGATTAGGTTCAGAATATGAGAAGGCCTTAGTTACCCAGCGTCGATATTGTAAGGAAATGCATGAGTGGGTTATGGCCAATCACCCAGAGCATTGGGCTAATGCACTATTTAAAAGAAAGCGATGGGACAAGTTGAATGCTGATGAAACAGATGTGTTTTATTCATGGATGTGGAAGGAGTGTCAAAAGCCAATTTTAGAATTTATGAAAGCGCATCAATGCAAGTTGTCGAATTTGCTACTTGGTAGGCAAAGGGATGTTATGACTTGGAAAAGTCCAGTCGGCTACAAAATTGAacagaaaataagagagaataTGTCTAAAGCACAGAGTCTAGTGGGCAGCCAAGTGTCTGAGTTTGTATTTGAGTTTGAACTGCAAAGCTATAAGTTTGAGGTGGACTTGTCAAGAATGGATTGCACATGCCTTGAATGGCAGATGACAGGAATCCCTTGTCTACATGCATGTAGTGCACTTCAACATGCAAATCGTGATGTGTACGAGTTTGTTGAGAAGTGGTATCATAGAGACACTCAGCAGACTTTATACACACAGGTGATGCCTGATTTTTCAACCCATGATATGCCTATCGTAAGGGATAATCTGCAGCTTGAACTTCAGCCTACTGATAGCAAAGGACCACAACCTGGGTTTTCACACAAAGGGCAAACCGAGTCACAATTGAAGCAAATATCGCAAATCAAGTTCAAGAAATCAACATGCTGTTCTCGTTGTAATAAAAGTGGCCACAATCGGAAAACTTGTAAAAGCACATTGCAAGAGTAA